TCGGACTTTAGTCCGCTGGACCTCATGGTGGACCCCACGGAACGGAAACTGGTCGGCGTCCACGGCGACCAGCCGGTGGGGCGCATTTATTAGCGCACCTTTTTTAGTCTTGGAGTTTCGGCTATGCCGAAACTCCAGGGGCGGGGCGGACCCATGGGGGAAGGGGGGGTATCAGTAATGGTATTTGCAGGAAGCGATGATAACTTGGTCGGCGCTTACCTTGTAGACCAGCCGGTGCTCTGCAATTCAGCTTCGCCGAATTGCTTGGGAGTTTGCGAAGCAAACTCCAGGCCGCCTACTGGCGGCAGGGGTGCGGGTAATTTCAGTGATAAGGCCGGTGAGGCGGGCAAAGACTTTGCTATCCTCCAAAGCCCAGTTTTGGTAGTCCTTAAAGGCGGATTCATGAAAGGTGATGTTCACGGCGTGAGCTTTTCCAGAGGAACGGAGACCAGGTGTTCGCCCTTTTCGATGTCCGCCAGTGCGGCGAGCAGCTGCTCGCGGTTTGCAGGGGAGCGGAGCAGGTATTCGGTATCGGTTTCCGCTTCCCGGACCACAATTTCAACGTCCTTCCCCGGATACATCTTCCGCAGGGTGGCGATAAAATCCGGGGTTAGTTCCCCGGTATTCAAGGTATAGGTAGATGTCATGATAGTTCAAAGATATGAGATAGCAGGGTTAAAAGCAAGGCCATGGTTATGCAGAGGCGGCGACTTTCTCGCGGACCAGCTCGCCGATGATTTCCGTGGCAAGAAAACGCTGTTGGGGGACAGGCGCCGTTTGGGAGGGAACGCCGCCTTTGGGTCCGTTTCTTTCGGCCTTGACAATTTTCGGCTTTTTGGCGATACTTATGCTGTGGTGTAAACCACAAGGGACGCTTTCGAGGGGTTTCTTGGCAAGTTTAGGCTTGCTGGGGGCTAACATACCAGCGCCCCTATTTTTTTGTCCATAAGTCTGTATCTATCACTTCAACTGAATAAAGCCGCTTCCCCAAACCTTCGTCCTTGTATGCTTTAATCGTGATTTTTACCACCATGATCTTGCCATCGAATTCCAGCGGGGAGAAAAGATACCTCCTGGCGGCAATATCCGTATTGTTCTTGTTGGGGTTCATTTCAAAACAAGGCGG
This window of the Treponema primitia ZAS-1 genome carries:
- a CDS encoding type II toxin-antitoxin system YoeB family toxin, with protein sequence MAEHRLVYKVSADQVIIASCKYHY